In Sulfitobacter sp. OXR-159, one DNA window encodes the following:
- a CDS encoding gamma-glutamyltransferase family protein: MLRHDPIYPSHRSPVVADNVVATSQPLATQAGLLMMQQGGNAVDAAIATAAALTVVEPTGNGLGSDAFCILWDGEKLHGLNASGRAPAAWSPERFPDGMVEHGWDSVTVPGAVSAWVELMEKFGKLDLATVLAPAIRYAEEGFLVSPTIATLWARGAEVLGKQPGFAETFLPEGRAPRAGERFRNPGAARTLRLIAETNGRAFYEGEIAQEIVAHAKANGGAMSMDDLAANKPEWCGTISQSFDDVELHEIPPNGQGIAALMALGILEHSDIRTHGADDLMAVHLQIEACKLAYSDLHAYVADRTAMTKVDEKALLDPAYLKSRAALISADKAQDFGAGAPKQGGTVLMSTADASGMMVSFIQSNFAGFGSGVVVPGTGVSMQNRGFGFTTEAGHQNIVAGGKRPFHTIIPGFAMKDGQPLMAYGMMGGPIQAQGHMQLLLRTQLWGQDVQVAADAPRWRILSGLEVACEPAMAPDLLQGLRDLGHVVHVEAPDNAFGFGGAQLVQRLPEGGYSAGSDPRKDGQAAGF; this comes from the coding sequence ATGCTTCGTCACGATCCCATCTACCCGTCCCACCGATCCCCCGTGGTTGCTGACAATGTCGTCGCGACCTCTCAGCCACTGGCCACGCAGGCCGGGCTTTTGATGATGCAGCAGGGGGGCAATGCGGTGGATGCGGCGATCGCCACCGCCGCGGCGCTGACGGTGGTGGAGCCGACGGGCAATGGGCTGGGGTCTGACGCCTTCTGTATCCTATGGGATGGCGAGAAACTGCATGGGCTCAACGCCTCGGGTCGGGCACCAGCGGCATGGTCGCCCGAGCGTTTTCCGGATGGCATGGTCGAACATGGTTGGGACAGTGTCACCGTGCCGGGCGCGGTCAGTGCTTGGGTTGAATTGATGGAGAAGTTCGGCAAGCTTGATCTCGCGACCGTGCTGGCCCCGGCGATCCGCTATGCCGAAGAGGGCTTCCTCGTTTCGCCCACCATCGCGACGCTTTGGGCGCGCGGGGCCGAGGTTTTGGGCAAGCAGCCGGGCTTTGCCGAGACATTTCTGCCCGAGGGCCGTGCCCCGCGCGCGGGCGAGCGGTTCCGCAACCCCGGCGCCGCACGTACCCTGCGTTTGATCGCTGAAACCAATGGCCGAGCCTTTTACGAAGGCGAGATCGCGCAAGAGATCGTGGCCCATGCCAAGGCGAATGGAGGCGCGATGAGCATGGACGATCTGGCCGCCAACAAGCCCGAATGGTGCGGCACGATCAGCCAAAGCTTCGACGATGTGGAGCTGCATGAGATTCCGCCAAACGGGCAGGGGATCGCCGCGCTCATGGCGCTTGGTATTCTGGAGCATAGCGACATTCGCACCCACGGGGCTGATGACCTGATGGCGGTGCATTTGCAGATCGAAGCCTGCAAACTGGCCTATAGCGATCTGCATGCCTATGTGGCAGATCGGACTGCCATGACGAAGGTGGACGAAAAGGCGCTGCTTGATCCGGCGTACCTCAAATCTCGCGCGGCGCTGATCTCAGCCGACAAGGCGCAAGATTTCGGCGCGGGTGCGCCGAAACAGGGCGGCACGGTTTTGATGAGCACGGCGGATGCCTCGGGCATGATGGTCAGCTTCATCCAGTCGAACTTCGCGGGCTTCGGCTCGGGCGTGGTGGTGCCGGGGACGGGGGTCTCGATGCAGAACCGTGGCTTTGGGTTCACCACCGAGGCGGGGCACCAGAATATCGTGGCGGGGGGCAAGCGGCCCTTCCATACGATCATCCCCGGTTTCGCGATGAAGGACGGCCAGCCCTTGATGGCCTATGGCATGATGGGCGGGCCGATTCAGGCGCAGGGCCATATGCAACTGCTGCTGCGTACGCAGCTTTGGGGGCAGGACGTTCAGGTCGCCGCCGATGCGCCGCGCTGGCGGATCCTATCGGGGCTGGAGGTGGCCTGCGAACCGGCGATGGCGCCCGATCTTTTGCAAGGGCTGCGCGATCTGGGCCATGTCGTCCATGTCGAAGCACCTGACAATGCTTTCGGTTTCGGCGGTGCGCAATTGGTGCAGCGCTTGCCCGAAGGCGGCTATTCCGCCGGGTCCGATCCGCGCAAAGACGGGCAGGCGGCGGGTTTCTGA